The genomic segment CCTATCAATTATCCTCAAGTATGAGTCCTTGCAGTGAAGCGGAGAGGATGGAGAAGTCTCGAGTACCGTATGCATCGATGGTGGACAACCTTATAATTGCTATGATGTGTATAAGACCAAACATTGCACAAGCAGTGGGAGTGGTTAGTAGGTTCGTGGCAGGTTTAGGTGGAGAGCAGTGAAATATTGATCAAGTGTTGCATTGCGTTTCGGAGAATCAGAATTTGGTGTCAAAGGTTATTGGCAGATTTACGTAAATTCGATTCTACTGAAGTTTATCGAAAGAACAAGCAACACAAAGGCAAAAATGGTGTGAAAATTTGATTAgtttcatcaaaatcttcaagtgggaGACTGTGAGgaatgaagtcccacattggtggGAACTTGTAAAGGGGTATGGCTTGGTGGCTATAAAAGAAACCCCTTGCCCCCTTTGTAAAACATCACATTCTCTCCTATTCTCtcataattttgagaagttttGTATTGAAAGAGAGAAGTGCTGTAAATTTCTTCCAcaagtataaaatttttatttttgtctattgtcagtattttctcttctctatttaAGTTGTGTGTGTTCGTGCTGTATGATTGATACCCAACATTTGGCAGATGGACCTAAACCATTTATCACTTGCAATTAATAAATTCCATGGTTCCATTCCCAAAGAAATTGTGATTATGAGGAACCTGGAGAATCTATATCTTTTTCAAAGTGGCCTTTCTGGCACCATTCCCCAAGAAATTGACACGTTGGGGAAACTAATACATCTCGACATGAGTAGTTGTAATCTTACTGGGTTCTTACCTATTTCAATTGGACCTTTGACCAATCTATCACTTCTCAACTTACATGACAATCAACTTTCTGGTCATATTCCTAGTGAAATTGGTAAGTTGATCAACCTCAAGATTCTATATCTTCAAAGTAATAATCTCTCTGACTCTATTCCTCGTGAAATTGGATATTTGAGCAATCTAAATAAACTTTACCTTAAAGGAAACCAATTGTCAGGTTTTATTCCTCATGAAATTGGATTTTTGAGAAAACTCAGTGAACTTGATTTGACTGAGAATTTTCTCTCTGGTAAAATCCCTTCCACAATAGGAAACTTGAGCAATCTAAATTATCTTTACCTTTATGGCAACAAATTATCTGGCATTATCCCGGATGAAATAGGAAATTTGCATTCCCTTCTAACAATCCAGTTGCTGGGCAATAATCTCTCTGGACCAATCCCTACTTCCATAGGTAACCTGGTCAATTTGGAATCCGTTTTACTTTATCAAAACAATCTTTCTGGATCCATTCCTTCCACTATTGGAAATTTGTCGAAGCTTCGTGAATTAtctttatttgtcaataatCTCAGTGGCAAGATTCCAATAGAAATGAACAAGATTATTGCTTTGGAAAATTTGCATCTAGCTCATAATAATTTTGTTGGCCATTTACCTCATAACATTTGTGTTGGTGGAAAGTTGGCAAAATTTTCCACTAGCAATAACCATTTCACTAGCCATATTCCAGAGAGTTTGAAGAATTGCTCTAGCCTTATACGAGTGAGACTTGAGGAAAATCAACTAACTGGAAACATAACAGATGCTTTTGGTGTACTTCCAAACTTGGATTACATCGAATTGagtgaaaacaatttttatggTCATCTttcaccaaattgggggaagtTCCGTAGCCTCACAAGCCTCAAGATCTCTAATAATAACTTATCAGGTGTTATCCCACCAGAGCTAGGCAGGGCAATCAAATTACAAGCACTTCATTTATCCTCAAATCATCTTACAGGAAATATTCCacgatatttatgtaatttggTCTTGTTGTATGATCTATCCCTCAACAACAATAATCTTTCAGGAAATATTCCCATAGAAATTATATCAATGAAGAATCTTCAAATTTTGAGTCTTGGATCTAATAATTTGTCTGGCTCAATTCCAATCCAACTTggaaatttattcaatttatggAACATGAATTTGAGCCTGAATAAATTTGAGGGAAATATTCCCTTAGAGCTTGCCAAATTAATATCTTACAACTCTTGATCTTTGTGAAAATTGGTTGAGGGGAAGATTAACACATGTGCTTGgaggattaaaaaaattagaaacattgAATCTCTCTCACAATAGTCTCTCATGTGATCTTTCTAGCTTTGATGATCTGAAGAGCTTGACATCTATTGATATATCTTACAATGAGTTTGAGTTCCAGTGTTTCGCAATGCTACAATGGAAGCAGTAAGAAATAATAAAGGCTTGTGTGGCAATGTTAGTGGCTTAACGTTGATGTGTTTGGAGACAATGTTGATAAGGATAACGTTGATGGTATAGTCATGATATAGTTAATGAGGATGTTGATGATGATCACAATGTAGAAATGATTTTGTTAGTAGGATAGTGTTATAGATGACTGATTTGTTATTAAGTTGTGTTTGCTTCTTATgtacaaattttattgttattggcTGTGCTATGATAGCTTActcatatttgtttgtgtttgtggttGTGTGTGTCTTATGATGATACTATAACTTTTGGTTACACGGGAGTAGAGAATGTTGCAGATGTTCTAAATGCATGATAGAGacgcaaaaataaaaaaaaaaaagacttgggttatttaaaatttttgtacattatttttagaaataatataattaggtttactttattttgtttttattttattaattttgataatatataattgaatttccgtatgatttttaaaaatttaaatttcagtCGTAATCAGTACATCCAAAAATCGAATCGAAATATAAGTTGATTTGaagagtttataaaaaaaatgaaagagactTTCAGTTCaacatttttcattaataaataaaactaacaatTAACACTTACCAATAAAAAAGTGATCAAGTCAATCTTTCAATGACAAAAATGCAAGCTTTAGAATATATCTCACTACACCTGTAAtacactaataataattatggaAACAAGATTCCACAAATCAATTATAAACATTACGGGAGACAAATGCGAGATACATCTTTTTactcaaaaataataaaatataaattttataattttgttgggaataatttttttattttataaataatttttctattataaataattattttgtttccttaaAAAACAATCTTAAGTTTatgatttatttcattttactcacaaataaataaaaataataaaatagctAGAGTCTAAAACACGTGTAATGAATTATTGTAGAAAAGTAGATAtcaaaattatatgtatatacatgAAGTTTTGAACATTATGTTACGGGTCATTTGAAATGACTTGGTAAgtcaatatttcattaaaaaataatacaattgtAGAAACAAGAGTACACAAATCAATTCAAATtctaaataatatgttttagtcaatgtaaaactaaaatttcttttttctaaatattgatatattttttttccaaactttAAAATAGTCAGTTGATTCCAATTTTAATTACGTAATTGTTTTTATGTATCGAATAAATTTTTCAACAAACgaaaatatattatagaaacaatttaaatactaaCATTAATGTATATGacatataaaagtaatattaaaaataattgagttaaaatgaatatatctatttattattaaaattttgaataaaaatgtattaaaattttaaatagaaatatattctaatttcagatgaaagtttaaaaattaaaaaaatatttaattcaaacataaataacaactttattgttaaatacttttaacctttaaattttaatttttttttctgatttagatccctaaattatttttttttaattttaaaattctaaatataatCCCTCCTCATCAATAATGTCGTTACATTAGTAGTTAAAATGGTTAACGTGGCTAACAACATCTGGATCATGTCGGTAAAATAATAATGTGgaaatacattttcaaaaattttccggctaaaatatttttattctctaaaatttgcattaaaatttattttagtccGTTAAATTTAAAAGTGGTTTTTTAACcactcaaaatataaaatttacattttaatttctgaaaattaaaatattttagtcctcaaaatttaaaaatatttttataatccCTAAATTTGGAAGTTGTTTTTTATATCTTCCTAtttgaaaatgatttattttgacTTTAAAATTTGTGTTATTAAATGATGATATGACAATAACTTAAGAAATTTAGGTGGAAGAAAGTAACCGTATTAAAGACGATAAATTATGAAATACGCCAATACAGATAAGAGTGTTGACTGGGGTATGTACCATTGACTCTTAGTTTATAAGTAGCGGCACATTGCATGAACAACATGCAAGCTTTCTCTTACGTTGCAATTACATATTTTGTGTGAACAATTCAGTATGATGTTCACATTTCCAACGCTTCTGTCGATGAAGTTCCAACCCTTTTGGTTGCTTCTTCTAATGTTCTTTTGTGCATTTCCCCATTCTCATCATGC from the Vigna angularis cultivar LongXiaoDou No.4 chromosome 3, ASM1680809v1, whole genome shotgun sequence genome contains:
- the LOC108324447 gene encoding LOW QUALITY PROTEIN: probable leucine-rich repeat receptor-like protein kinase At1g35710 (The sequence of the model RefSeq protein was modified relative to this genomic sequence to represent the inferred CDS: inserted 3 bases in 2 codons), giving the protein MSPCSEAERMEKSRVPYASMVDNLIIAMMCIRPNIAQAVGVMDLNHLSLAINKFHGSIPKEIVIMRNLENLYLFQSGLSGTIPQEIDTLGKLIHLDMSSCNLTGFLPISIGPLTNLSLLNLHDNQLSGHIPSEIGKLINLKILYLQSNNLSDSIPREIGYLSNLNKLYLKGNQLSGFIPHEIGFLRKLSELDLTENFLSGKIPSTIGNLSNLNYLYLYGNKLSGIIPDEIGNLHSLLTIQLLGNNLSGPIPTSIGNLVNLESVLLYQNNLSGSIPSTIGNLSKLRELSLFVNNLSGKIPIEMNKIIALENLHLAHNNFVGHLPHNICVGGKLAKFSTSNNHFTSHIPESLKNCSSLIRVRLEENQLTGNITDAFGVLPNLDYIELSENNFYGHLSPNWGKFRSLTSLKISNNNLSGVIPPELGRAIKLQALHLSSNHLTGNIPRYLCNLVLLYDLSLNNNNLSGNIPIEIISMKNLQILSLGSNNLSGSIPIQLGNLFNLWNMNLSLNKFEGNIPLELAKLXYLTTLDLCENWLRGRLTHVLGGLKKLETLNLSHNSLSCDLSSFDDLKSLTSIDISYNEFEXPVFRNATMEAVRNNKGLCGNVSGLTLMCLETMLIRITLMV